From Cystobacter ferrugineus, the proteins below share one genomic window:
- a CDS encoding HP0495 family protein has product MSGDGTQQDPAQGTGGEQEKKPLIDYPTVYTFKVMGRRAPDFVEYVRDLFRTYMGTEISPDSIQEQSSSKGTYVSVSVSVYLLSEEHRRSIYVRLKEEPRVVYYL; this is encoded by the coding sequence ATGTCGGGAGACGGTACGCAGCAGGATCCCGCCCAGGGCACGGGCGGCGAGCAGGAGAAGAAGCCGCTCATCGACTACCCGACCGTCTACACCTTCAAGGTGATGGGGCGGCGGGCGCCGGACTTCGTCGAGTACGTGCGCGACCTGTTCCGCACGTACATGGGCACGGAGATCTCCCCGGACTCCATCCAGGAGCAGTCCAGCAGCAAGGGGACCTACGTGTCGGTCAGCGTGTCCGTCTACCTGCTGTCCGAGGAGCACCGCCGCTCCATCTACGTGCGGCTCAAGGAAGAGCCGCGTGTCGTCTACTACCTCTGA
- the dnaK gene encoding molecular chaperone DnaK, whose amino-acid sequence MGKIIGIDLGTTNSVVAIMEGREPKVLTNEEGARTTPSVVAFAKDGERLVGQVAKRQAITNPERTIYSIKRFMGRRYEETTEEAKLVPYKVVRGPNGDARVDIDGKQYSAPEISAQVLLKLKRAAENYLGEKVTEAVITVPAYFNDAQRQATKDAGEIAGLTVRRIVNEPTAAALAYGLDKKKDEKIAVYDFGGGTFDISILEVGENVVEVLATNGDTHLGGDNIDLTLMNWLIAEFKKDTGIDVAKDKMVLQRLKEAAEKAKIELSSTMETEINLPFLTADATGPKHLNVRLTRAKFESMISDLVERSLEPCRKCLKDSGLDVKDLHEVVLVGGSTRIPMVQEAVKKLFGKEPNRSVNPDEVVAVGAAVQAGVLSGEVKDILLLDVTPLSLGVETLGGVMTKLIERNTTIPTRKSETFSTAADGQTQVEIHVLQGEREMAGDNRSLGRFHLTGMPPAPRGVPQIEVTFDIDANGILNVNAKDKATGKEQKVTISHSSGLAKDEVEKMVRAAKDNEAADKARRELVEVKNQAEAQVYAAEKLVKENREKLPADAVSALEAAIKGVNDVREGDNKDAIKSALDALQQASYKVAEEMYKATGGAAGGEAGAPPPPGADQGAAPGSSAKPKDDVVDAEFRQS is encoded by the coding sequence GTGGGCAAGATCATCGGTATCGACTTGGGCACCACCAACAGCGTGGTGGCCATCATGGAGGGCCGCGAGCCCAAGGTCCTCACCAACGAGGAGGGCGCGCGCACGACTCCCTCGGTCGTTGCCTTCGCCAAGGATGGAGAGCGGCTCGTGGGGCAGGTGGCCAAGCGCCAGGCCATCACCAACCCGGAGCGCACCATCTACTCCATCAAGCGCTTCATGGGACGGCGCTACGAGGAGACCACCGAAGAGGCCAAGCTCGTGCCCTACAAGGTGGTGCGCGGCCCCAACGGTGATGCGCGCGTGGACATCGACGGCAAGCAGTACAGCGCGCCGGAGATCTCCGCGCAGGTGCTGCTCAAGCTCAAGCGCGCCGCCGAGAACTACCTGGGCGAGAAGGTGACCGAGGCGGTCATCACCGTGCCGGCCTACTTCAATGACGCCCAGCGCCAGGCCACCAAGGACGCGGGCGAGATCGCCGGTCTCACCGTGCGCCGCATCGTCAACGAGCCGACCGCGGCGGCGCTCGCCTACGGCCTGGACAAGAAGAAGGACGAGAAGATCGCCGTCTATGACTTCGGCGGCGGCACGTTCGACATCTCCATCCTGGAGGTGGGCGAGAACGTGGTCGAGGTGCTCGCCACCAACGGCGACACGCACCTGGGCGGCGACAACATCGACCTGACCCTGATGAACTGGCTCATCGCCGAGTTCAAGAAGGACACGGGCATCGACGTCGCCAAGGACAAGATGGTGCTGCAGCGCCTCAAGGAGGCCGCGGAGAAGGCGAAGATCGAGCTGTCCTCCACCATGGAGACGGAGATCAACCTGCCGTTCCTCACGGCGGACGCGACGGGCCCCAAGCACCTCAACGTGCGGCTCACCCGCGCCAAGTTCGAGTCGATGATCAGCGACCTCGTCGAGCGCTCGCTGGAGCCGTGCCGCAAGTGCCTCAAGGACTCGGGCCTGGACGTGAAGGATCTGCACGAGGTGGTGCTCGTGGGCGGCTCCACGCGCATCCCGATGGTGCAGGAGGCGGTCAAGAAGCTGTTCGGCAAGGAGCCCAACCGCTCCGTGAACCCGGACGAGGTGGTGGCCGTGGGCGCGGCGGTGCAGGCCGGCGTGCTCTCGGGCGAGGTGAAGGACATCCTGCTGCTGGACGTCACCCCGCTGTCGCTGGGCGTGGAGACGCTGGGCGGCGTGATGACCAAGCTCATCGAGCGCAACACCACCATCCCCACCCGCAAGTCGGAGACCTTCTCCACGGCGGCGGACGGCCAGACGCAGGTGGAGATCCACGTGCTGCAGGGTGAGCGCGAGATGGCGGGCGACAACCGCAGCCTCGGCCGCTTCCACCTGACGGGCATGCCCCCGGCGCCGCGCGGCGTGCCGCAGATCGAGGTGACGTTCGACATCGACGCCAACGGCATCCTCAACGTCAACGCCAAGGACAAGGCGACGGGCAAGGAGCAGAAGGTCACCATCTCCCACTCCTCGGGTCTGGCCAAGGACGAGGTGGAGAAGATGGTTCGCGCCGCCAAGGACAACGAGGCGGCCGACAAGGCCCGCCGCGAGCTGGTGGAGGTGAAGAACCAGGCCGAGGCCCAGGTGTACGCGGCCGAGAAGCTGGTGAAGGAGAACCGCGAGAAGCTCCCCGCCGACGCCGTGTCCGCGCTCGAGGCGGCCATCAAGGGCGTCAACGACGTGCGCGAGGGCGACAACAAGGATGCCATCAAGAGCGCCCTGGATGCGCTGCAGCAGGCCAGCTACAAGGTGGCCGAGGAGATGTACAAGGCCACGGGTGGCGCCGCGGGCGGCGAGGCCGGCGCTCCTCCTCCTCCGGGCGCCGATCAGGGCGCGGCTCCGGGCAGCTCGGCCAAGCCGAAGGACGACGTGGTGGACGCCGAGTTCCGCCAGTCGTGA
- a CDS encoding diacylglycerol/lipid kinase family protein codes for MMVQPLRSVDARANPSVLGAPEHRLAVLLNANARQVDARLVKFLSHVVPEQDLFLSRSELDCRRIVQTVLERDYPVVMTGGGDGTFLGVVNEMFRQLETRGRFAGKQAPRLGVLKLGTGNGLASYVNSSGGTEGILQDVSRARAGKVSGQRRMELLTVDGTRTPFAGLGVDGKLLNDYLWVKDNLGRGLFKKLLSGPGGYFSAVAFKTVPHYLTNPTRVECEVINGQAGQAYRVGPEGRPVGEPFAPGARLFKGELIMAAAATMPYYGYGFRMFPFAGQRPGMMQLRLGQLNPPHVLANLPKLWAGRWFPEGLHDFYAREVHLRFSRPMPFQIGGDAAGYRREVTLGMAAESVELLDFHPSVQ; via the coding sequence ATGATGGTTCAGCCCCTGCGGTCCGTCGACGCGCGCGCCAACCCGTCCGTTCTCGGGGCGCCCGAGCATCGACTCGCGGTCCTGCTGAATGCCAATGCCCGCCAGGTAGATGCACGGCTGGTGAAGTTCTTGTCGCACGTGGTCCCGGAGCAGGATCTCTTCCTCTCGCGCTCGGAGCTGGACTGCCGGCGCATCGTCCAGACGGTCCTGGAGCGCGACTACCCGGTGGTGATGACGGGAGGAGGCGACGGGACATTCCTGGGCGTGGTGAACGAGATGTTCCGCCAGTTGGAGACGCGCGGCCGGTTCGCCGGCAAACAGGCGCCCCGCCTGGGAGTGCTCAAGCTGGGCACGGGCAACGGACTGGCCTCGTACGTGAACTCCAGTGGGGGCACGGAGGGCATCCTCCAGGACGTGTCCCGGGCGCGAGCCGGCAAGGTGTCCGGCCAGCGGCGCATGGAGCTGCTGACGGTGGACGGCACGCGCACGCCCTTCGCGGGCCTGGGCGTGGATGGGAAGCTGCTCAACGACTATCTCTGGGTGAAGGACAACCTGGGCCGGGGCCTGTTCAAGAAGCTCCTGTCGGGTCCGGGCGGCTATTTCTCGGCGGTGGCCTTCAAGACGGTGCCTCACTACCTGACGAATCCGACGCGGGTGGAGTGCGAGGTCATCAATGGCCAGGCCGGCCAGGCGTACCGCGTGGGCCCGGAGGGCAGGCCCGTCGGCGAGCCCTTCGCCCCTGGGGCCAGGCTCTTCAAGGGCGAGCTGATCATGGCGGCGGCGGCGACGATGCCCTACTACGGCTACGGCTTCCGCATGTTCCCCTTCGCGGGACAGCGCCCGGGGATGATGCAGCTACGCCTGGGCCAGTTGAACCCGCCCCACGTGCTGGCGAACCTGCCGAAGCTGTGGGCGGGCCGCTGGTTCCCGGAAGGCCTGCACGACTTCTACGCGCGTGAGGTGCACCTGCGATTCAGCAGGCCGATGCCGTTCCAGATCGGTGGAGACGCGGCGGGCTACCGGCGGGAAGTGACACTCGGGATGGCGGCCGAGTCCGTGGAATTGCTGGACTTCCACCCCTCGGTGCAGTGA
- a CDS encoding AAA family ATPase, with protein MHTPTPVSAQAAQAFRRFFQELREAYLERETLFTQIELALLCREHVLVVGPPGTAKSAIASAVLGRIVDEQSGQPSLFAKQLAESTVQTDLIGPVDFKVLTETGRTEYLTEDGMLGATHAFLDEVFDGRDMLLRSILNVLHERELKHGRRVTSGRIECAIMTSNRYLSEVLARSPELLLAFADRLSFISFVPKSFARAASRSAMLHRFAHGLRPDLRAVLTLQHLDVLQKAVERVVVSNTLLEAIELLTDELERALTAQVSKLPDYVPTKYFSQRSVVKALWALKAAVVRDQLYRRPDRPLEATIEDLDSLRWFFLLGGPPAEESEALLKVAVDPRERAQLEIVRIEQKAFDAALAKVRAELGSGPEREAATLGAAEEFKAVEALARGFQPGVVASTARRLHGKLVPGPRHSDNRVALLAAARGLLASVEQRLSRGPIEGNEPRAGEALFQASLEALSLCRHVPELTPRMPTVCEVIHRFVLQALELMALQAESLAFDESVSLDPLVGLADNLADELGQVGELLALLAESSSGAVPHLRAAEAETRRRAVAAFRQRAERVFPGPRGRSRDPLDALSADSRRLAQLEQSLCRLDASQRGLKQQLLQPLGFDYARDVLGTVPFERIDQLSRTVQAVAENLRREGLAPEPVFVECRDILETRLREYVQGIGREVASPPSAPQTAINGEAYNFYRGTFSALLRDGEFSALLGLEGQLAFARSSSTAFFLSDAIRDAVARVELSFVQVRLKYLRGWLTQLLTTLPALQSANTRAAADQIFDRLVRSRFPMLALKEGELVRLKGVLGVLMGIPGELGESARKLQGVLLGIDDDFSRFSKQLLELRASL; from the coding sequence ATCCATACCCCCACGCCCGTCTCCGCCCAGGCCGCGCAGGCCTTCCGCCGCTTCTTCCAGGAGCTGCGCGAGGCCTATCTGGAGCGCGAGACCCTCTTCACCCAGATCGAGCTGGCGCTGCTGTGCCGCGAGCACGTGCTCGTGGTCGGCCCCCCGGGAACCGCCAAGAGCGCCATCGCCTCCGCGGTGCTCGGCCGCATCGTGGACGAGCAGAGCGGACAGCCCTCGCTCTTCGCCAAGCAGCTCGCCGAGTCCACCGTGCAGACGGATCTCATCGGCCCGGTGGACTTCAAGGTGCTCACCGAGACGGGCCGGACCGAGTACCTCACCGAGGACGGCATGCTGGGCGCCACCCACGCCTTCCTCGACGAGGTGTTCGACGGGCGCGACATGCTGCTGCGCTCCATCCTCAACGTCCTGCACGAGCGCGAGCTCAAGCACGGGCGCCGGGTGACGAGCGGCCGCATCGAGTGCGCCATCATGACGAGCAACCGCTACCTCTCCGAGGTGCTCGCGCGCTCGCCCGAGCTGCTGCTCGCCTTCGCCGACCGCCTGAGCTTCATCTCCTTCGTGCCGAAGAGCTTCGCCCGGGCCGCCAGCCGCTCCGCCATGCTGCACCGCTTCGCCCATGGTCTGCGGCCGGACCTGCGCGCCGTGCTCACCCTGCAGCATCTCGACGTGCTCCAGAAGGCCGTGGAGCGGGTGGTGGTCTCCAACACCCTGCTCGAGGCCATCGAGCTGCTCACCGATGAGCTGGAGCGCGCGCTCACGGCCCAGGTGTCCAAGCTGCCCGACTACGTCCCCACCAAGTACTTCTCCCAGCGCTCGGTGGTGAAGGCCTTGTGGGCCCTCAAGGCCGCCGTGGTGAGGGATCAGCTCTACCGCCGTCCGGATCGCCCCCTCGAGGCCACCATCGAGGACCTGGACTCCCTGCGCTGGTTCTTCCTGCTCGGGGGGCCTCCCGCCGAAGAATCCGAGGCGCTCCTCAAGGTGGCCGTGGATCCGCGCGAGCGCGCGCAACTGGAGATCGTCCGCATCGAGCAGAAGGCCTTCGATGCCGCCCTGGCCAAGGTGCGCGCGGAGCTGGGCTCGGGTCCGGAGCGCGAGGCCGCGACGCTCGGCGCCGCCGAGGAGTTCAAGGCCGTCGAGGCGCTCGCACGCGGCTTCCAGCCGGGAGTCGTGGCCTCCACGGCGCGCAGACTGCACGGCAAGCTCGTTCCCGGCCCTCGCCATTCCGACAACCGGGTGGCCCTCCTGGCCGCCGCGCGCGGTCTGCTCGCGAGCGTGGAGCAGCGGCTGTCGCGCGGGCCCATCGAGGGGAACGAGCCGCGCGCGGGCGAGGCCTTGTTCCAGGCGAGCCTGGAAGCGCTCTCGCTGTGCCGCCATGTCCCCGAGCTGACCCCTCGGATGCCCACCGTGTGCGAGGTGATCCACCGCTTCGTCCTCCAGGCGCTCGAGCTCATGGCGCTCCAGGCCGAGAGCCTCGCCTTCGACGAGTCGGTGTCCCTGGATCCACTCGTCGGACTCGCGGACAACCTCGCCGACGAGCTGGGCCAGGTGGGCGAGCTCCTGGCGCTGCTCGCCGAGTCCTCCTCGGGCGCGGTCCCGCATTTGAGAGCCGCGGAGGCCGAGACGCGGCGGCGTGCCGTGGCCGCGTTCCGTCAGCGCGCGGAGCGCGTCTTCCCGGGCCCGCGGGGCCGCAGCAGGGATCCACTCGATGCGCTCTCCGCGGACTCGCGCCGGCTCGCCCAGCTCGAGCAGTCCCTGTGCCGGTTGGATGCCTCCCAGCGCGGCCTCAAGCAGCAACTGCTGCAACCGCTCGGCTTCGACTACGCCCGGGACGTACTCGGCACCGTGCCCTTCGAGCGCATCGATCAGTTGTCGCGCACGGTGCAGGCGGTGGCGGAGAACCTGCGGCGCGAGGGCCTGGCCCCCGAGCCCGTGTTCGTCGAATGCCGGGACATCCTCGAGACGCGGTTGCGCGAGTACGTCCAGGGCATCGGCCGCGAAGTGGCGAGCCCTCCGTCCGCCCCGCAGACCGCCATCAATGGCGAGGCCTACAACTTCTACCGGGGCACCTTCTCCGCCCTGCTCCGGGATGGAGAGTTCTCCGCGTTGCTCGGCCTGGAGGGGCAGCTCGCCTTCGCCCGCTCTTCCTCCACCGCGTTCTTCCTCTCCGATGCCATCCGGGACGCCGTGGCCCGGGTGGAGCTGTCCTTCGTGCAGGTGCGTCTCAAGTACCTGCGCGGCTGGCTCACCCAGTTGCTCACCACGCTGCCCGCGCTCCAGAGCGCGAATACCCGGGCGGCCGCGGATCAGATCTTCGATCGTCTGGTGCGCAGCCGCTTTCCCATGCTCGCCCTGAAGGAGGGCGAACTGGTGCGCCTCAAGGGAGTACTCGGCGTGCTGATGGGCATACCCGGGGAGCTGGGAGAGAGCGCGCGCAAGCTGCAAGGCGTGCTGCTGGGCATCGACGACGACTTCTCCCGCTTCAGCAAGCAGTTGCTGGAGCTGCGGGCGTCGTTGTGA
- a CDS encoding SAM-dependent methyltransferase, with protein MSVAEPFPLYFPGDARRPFNSELATRRFAKVAQLEEGGRVLDLGCGPSLLAGVVLAQEFGCSVVAADWDEGLLARMRDRVHALALDGRVEVRRVDLRQLSFREGEFDAILCQGPIVMTLPDTLRTLRPFLAHQGRLGLTYPVRVGRVTPRAVLEFWERRLGAPLLLPRELLHHLSQGGFEPESVESLQDSELDALYRDLAPHLEKAPAESTHWLREEMALHRENGTATSSYAFAVGRRREPGEKPPASRDRG; from the coding sequence ATGAGTGTGGCCGAGCCCTTTCCGCTCTACTTCCCCGGTGATGCTCGGCGTCCCTTCAACTCCGAGTTGGCGACCCGGCGCTTCGCCAAGGTGGCTCAACTGGAAGAGGGCGGGCGCGTCCTGGATCTGGGGTGTGGCCCCTCCCTGCTGGCTGGTGTCGTGCTCGCCCAGGAGTTCGGTTGCTCCGTGGTGGCCGCGGACTGGGACGAGGGGTTGCTCGCGCGCATGCGCGATCGTGTCCACGCACTCGCCCTGGACGGGCGCGTCGAGGTGCGGCGGGTGGACCTGCGCCAGCTCTCCTTCCGAGAGGGCGAGTTCGACGCCATCCTGTGCCAGGGCCCGATCGTGATGACCCTGCCCGACACCCTGCGCACCCTCCGGCCCTTCCTGGCTCACCAGGGACGGTTGGGCCTCACCTATCCGGTGCGCGTGGGCCGGGTGACTCCGCGCGCGGTGCTCGAGTTCTGGGAGCGCCGCCTGGGGGCGCCCCTGTTGTTGCCTCGCGAGCTGCTCCATCACCTGTCGCAGGGGGGCTTCGAGCCCGAGTCCGTCGAGTCCCTCCAGGACTCCGAGCTGGATGCGCTCTACCGGGACCTCGCCCCCCACCTCGAGAAGGCGCCCGCCGAGTCCACCCACTGGCTGCGAGAGGAGATGGCCCTGCACCGTGAAAATGGGACGGCCACCTCCAGCTACGCCTTCGCCGTGGGTCGCCGCCGGGAGCCGGGAGAGAAGCCGCCCGCCTCGCGCGACCGCGGCTAG
- a CDS encoding PhoH family protein — protein sequence MRKNFILDTNVLLHDPRSIYGFREHNVIIPIYVIEEIDQFKRDLSELGRNARLVARYLDSFREEGSLKEGVRLPHGGVLRVCFTEREAPLSMADRDLMDNRILAVALDLMEREPQSPAVFITKDTNLRIRADALGLLAEDYDAERVEITELYTGFTERLVPRDMVDQMYKSGAEVEISGQDTLSPHQFILLKDETNPSHAAMGRFNAARGRVVPLSRGIKEGVWGIRPRNMEQSFALDLLMNDEIKLVTIVGKAGTGKTLLAIAAGLHKVTEENVYQKLLVSRPVFPLGRDIGFLPGTLEEKMNPWMQPIFDNVEFLMNLSRADKKAGRGYHELIDLGLMEIEALTYIRGRSIPNQYIIIDEAQNLTPHEVKTIITRVGDNTKIILTGDPFQIDNPYVDATSNGLVHVVNRFKNEKIAGHITMTKGERSALAELAANLL from the coding sequence ATGCGAAAGAACTTCATCCTCGACACCAACGTCCTTCTCCACGACCCGCGCTCCATCTACGGGTTCAGAGAACACAACGTCATCATCCCCATCTACGTCATCGAGGAGATCGATCAGTTCAAGCGAGATCTCTCCGAGCTGGGCCGCAACGCGCGCCTGGTCGCGCGCTACCTGGATTCCTTCCGGGAAGAGGGCTCGCTGAAGGAGGGGGTGCGCCTGCCGCATGGCGGCGTGCTGCGGGTGTGCTTCACCGAGCGTGAGGCGCCCCTGTCCATGGCGGACAGGGATCTGATGGACAACCGCATCCTCGCGGTGGCGTTGGATCTGATGGAGCGCGAGCCCCAGTCCCCGGCCGTCTTCATCACGAAGGACACCAACCTGCGCATCCGCGCGGATGCCCTGGGCCTGCTCGCCGAGGACTACGACGCGGAGCGCGTGGAGATCACCGAGCTGTACACGGGCTTCACCGAGCGGCTGGTGCCACGGGACATGGTGGACCAGATGTACAAGTCCGGCGCGGAGGTGGAGATCTCCGGCCAGGACACGCTCTCGCCGCACCAGTTCATCCTCCTCAAGGACGAGACGAACCCGTCCCACGCCGCCATGGGCCGCTTCAACGCCGCCCGGGGCCGGGTGGTGCCGCTCTCGCGCGGCATCAAGGAAGGCGTCTGGGGCATCCGCCCGCGCAACATGGAGCAGAGCTTCGCCCTGGATCTGCTGATGAACGACGAGATCAAGCTCGTCACCATCGTGGGCAAGGCGGGCACGGGCAAGACGCTGCTGGCCATTGCCGCGGGCCTGCACAAGGTGACCGAGGAGAACGTCTACCAGAAGCTGCTCGTCAGCCGGCCCGTCTTCCCCCTCGGGCGCGACATCGGGTTCCTGCCCGGGACGCTCGAGGAGAAGATGAACCCGTGGATGCAGCCCATCTTCGACAACGTGGAGTTCCTCATGAACCTCAGCCGCGCCGACAAGAAGGCCGGCCGGGGCTACCACGAGCTCATCGACCTGGGGCTGATGGAGATCGAGGCGCTCACCTACATCCGTGGGCGCAGCATCCCCAACCAGTACATCATCATCGACGAGGCCCAGAACCTCACGCCCCACGAGGTGAAGACCATCATCACGCGCGTGGGCGACAACACGAAAATCATTCTCACCGGGGACCCGTTCCAGATAGACAACCCCTACGTGGACGCGACCAGCAACGGACTCGTCCACGTGGTCAACCGGTTCAAGAACGAGAAGATCGCGGGCCACATCACCATGACCAAGGGCGAGCGCAGCGCCCTGGCCGAGCTCGCCGCCAACCTTCTCTAG
- the greB gene encoding transcription elongation factor GreB — protein sequence MRRDSRHSEGAPEEPDDLDLEGEEDEEPASKPRRYLTRAGAERMHKELLRLLNEERPKVTAEVSAAAAQGDRSENAEYIYGKKRLREIDRRLRFLQKRLDTATIVVPSEQTDTTHVYFGATVTLEDEDGGRVTYQIVGSDEIDTAGGRISVESPLARALLRKKVGDSVEVIRPRGEIEYTLVQIRYV from the coding sequence ATGCGCCGTGACAGCCGACACTCCGAGGGAGCACCCGAGGAACCCGACGATCTGGACCTGGAGGGGGAGGAGGACGAGGAGCCGGCCTCCAAGCCCCGACGCTACCTCACCCGGGCGGGGGCCGAGCGCATGCACAAGGAGCTGCTGCGGCTGCTCAACGAGGAGCGCCCCAAGGTCACCGCCGAGGTGTCCGCCGCGGCCGCCCAGGGAGATCGCTCGGAGAACGCCGAGTACATCTACGGCAAGAAGCGCCTGCGGGAGATCGACCGGCGTCTGCGCTTCCTCCAGAAGCGCCTGGACACCGCGACCATCGTCGTTCCGTCCGAGCAGACGGACACCACGCACGTCTACTTCGGCGCCACGGTCACGCTCGAGGACGAGGACGGGGGGCGGGTGACCTATCAGATCGTGGGCTCGGACGAGATCGACACCGCGGGCGGGCGCATCAGCGTGGAGTCCCCCCTGGCCCGGGCCCTGCTGCGCAAGAAGGTCGGAGATTCCGTGGAGGTCATCCGGCCGCGAGGGGAGATCGAGTACACCCTCGTGCAGATCCGCTACGTGTAG